Proteins encoded together in one Nitrospiria bacterium window:
- a CDS encoding type IV pilus twitching motility protein PilT, with amino-acid sequence MANLYQLLQTMIEKGASDLHITTGSPPQIRVDGDLVPLNAPPMTPAETKQLVYSVLTDAQKHKFEEENELDFSFGLKGLSRFRANVFMQRGAVAAAIRTIPFKIMTFEELGLPAIVRDLVKRPRGLILVTGPTGSGKSTTLATMIDSINSERHEHIVTIEDPIEFLHPHKKCLVNQREVNSDTKSFKTALKYILRQDPDVVLVGEMRDLETIEAALTIAETGHLTFATLHTNSCAQTINRIVDVFPPFQQPQVRAQLSFVLEGVISQQLMAKASGQGRVLALEIMVPNPAIRNLIREDKVHQIYSTMQTGQSKYGMQTMNQSLFDLYQRRLITYDDAINRSSNVEELMNMLGRSGMAPQPAKEQRAVR; translated from the coding sequence ATGGCCAATCTGTATCAGTTACTCCAGACTATGATTGAGAAAGGTGCCTCCGACCTCCACATCACCACGGGAAGTCCGCCACAAATCCGGGTGGACGGCGATCTGGTCCCGTTAAACGCCCCGCCTATGACGCCTGCCGAGACCAAGCAGCTGGTGTACAGCGTTCTCACCGACGCCCAGAAACACAAATTTGAAGAGGAGAACGAACTGGACTTCTCCTTTGGATTAAAAGGGTTGAGCCGGTTTCGCGCCAACGTTTTCATGCAGCGTGGGGCCGTGGCCGCAGCGATCCGGACCATTCCGTTCAAGATCATGACCTTTGAGGAATTGGGATTGCCGGCGATTGTGAGGGACTTGGTCAAGCGTCCCCGTGGATTGATTCTGGTTACCGGTCCGACAGGGAGCGGGAAATCAACCACCCTGGCTACGATGATCGACAGCATTAACTCCGAGCGGCATGAACATATTGTGACGATCGAGGACCCGATTGAATTCCTTCATCCTCATAAAAAATGCCTGGTCAATCAAAGGGAGGTCAATTCGGACACCAAATCGTTTAAGACCGCCCTCAAATATATTCTCCGGCAGGATCCCGATGTGGTGCTGGTCGGTGAAATGCGTGATCTTGAGACGATCGAGGCCGCTTTGACCATTGCCGAAACGGGACACCTCACTTTTGCCACTCTCCATACCAACTCTTGCGCCCAGACGATCAACCGGATCGTCGATGTCTTCCCCCCGTTTCAGCAGCCCCAGGTGCGGGCCCAGTTGTCGTTTGTTCTGGAAGGCGTCATATCCCAACAACTCATGGCCAAGGCCAGTGGACAGGGAAGAGTTCTGGCTTTGGAGATCATGGTTCCCAACCCCGCTATCCGTAATTTGATTCGAGAAGATAAAGTCCATCAGATCTATTCCACGATGCAAACCGGCCAGTCAAAGTATGGCATGCAGACGATGAATCAGTCCTTGTTCGACCTCTACCAACGGCGGTTGATCACCTATGACGATGCCATTAACCGCAGCAGCAACGTGGAAGAGTTGATGAATATGCTGGGCCGGAGCGGAATGGCTCCGCAACCGGCGAAGGAACAGCGGGCAGTCCGCTAA
- a CDS encoding CDP-alcohol phosphatidyltransferase family protein, with protein sequence MNLPNLLTILRILLIPVFINLLIYRYHAWALAVFLFASLTDSLDGLIARLANQRTRLGTYLDPMADKLLLTASFLTLAILQIIPVWSAVIVVSRDMILILGALILHLTQARLEISPTFLGKSTTALQLAYVTLVLFVAVVRGNTVGLFPVLVATVALTILSGLHYIYRGVRHLNSEHV encoded by the coding sequence ATGAACTTACCCAATTTACTCACGATCCTTCGCATTCTGTTGATACCGGTTTTCATTAATTTGTTGATCTACAGATACCATGCATGGGCCCTGGCTGTTTTTCTTTTTGCCAGCTTGACGGACAGTCTGGATGGTCTGATCGCGAGGCTCGCAAATCAGAGAACGCGACTGGGGACCTATCTTGATCCCATGGCGGATAAGTTGCTCCTAACAGCCTCCTTTCTGACCCTCGCAATCCTGCAGATTATTCCGGTGTGGAGTGCCGTGATCGTCGTCAGTCGTGACATGATTTTGATCTTAGGCGCCTTGATTCTCCACCTGACCCAGGCTCGTCTGGAAATCTCACCTACGTTTCTTGGAAAAAGCACAACGGCGCTTCAGTTGGCCTATGTCACTTTGGTTTTATTTGTTGCGGTGGTTCGGGGCAACACAGTTGGTTTATTTCCAGTCCTAGTGGCAACGGTGGCGTTGACGATTCTCTCCGGTCTTCATTATATCTATCGGGGAGTGCGTCATTTGAATTCTGAACACGTTTAG
- the pilB gene encoding type IV-A pilus assembly ATPase PilB has product MVPERLGKVLTAARLISEEQLQKALLIQKKEGGRLGGILIKMNFVEEDKLLKFLSQHYGIPAIDLSKIQIDPAVTKLVPAEVVHKYHVIPVKRSGATLSLAMVDPTDVFAVDDIKFMTGYEIEPMVASEAAVTAAITKSYDASTKQLQTVLKDIEVQESEANLSVVREEEVDINKLKAEVEDAPVVKLANLILVEAIKKKVSDVHIEPYEHSFRVRYRLDGSLYEVMAPPKKLQAALTSRLKIMADLDIAERRLPQDGRIKMRFEEKEVDLRVSCLPCLFGEKIVMRLLDKSNLTLDLTKLGFEPNALEDFMKAIGSPYGMVLVTGPTGSGKTTTLYSALNYINTIDVNIMTAEDPVEYNLMGINQVQMKDEIGLNFAAALRSFLRQDPDIIMVGEIRDYETAEIGVKAALTGHLVLSTLHTNDAPSTINRLLNMGIEPFLVASSVVLILAQRLVRRICKECKEVEKIPVQTLIKAGMSEEEAKNAVCYKGKGCQTCSDTGYKGRVALYEVMPIGEGVRELVLQGASADEIKKRAISGGMKTLRMSGLAKVREGSTTLEEVVDSTFSD; this is encoded by the coding sequence TTGGTTCCTGAACGATTGGGGAAAGTGTTGACGGCGGCTCGACTCATTTCGGAGGAACAGCTCCAGAAAGCTCTTCTAATCCAGAAAAAGGAGGGCGGCCGACTGGGAGGTATCCTCATCAAGATGAATTTTGTTGAAGAGGATAAGCTCCTTAAGTTTCTAAGCCAGCATTATGGTATTCCCGCCATTGACCTTTCGAAGATCCAGATCGATCCCGCCGTCACGAAACTGGTACCGGCCGAAGTGGTTCACAAATACCATGTCATACCGGTCAAACGCTCCGGTGCCACGCTCAGCCTAGCCATGGTGGATCCCACCGATGTCTTTGCGGTTGATGATATCAAGTTCATGACCGGATACGAGATCGAGCCCATGGTCGCCTCAGAAGCGGCTGTGACGGCGGCCATTACCAAGTCCTACGATGCTTCGACCAAGCAACTCCAGACGGTGCTTAAAGACATTGAAGTGCAGGAATCCGAGGCGAATCTCTCCGTCGTACGCGAAGAGGAAGTGGATATTAATAAATTGAAGGCGGAGGTGGAGGATGCGCCGGTGGTGAAGCTGGCGAATCTGATCCTGGTGGAGGCGATCAAGAAGAAAGTGAGCGACGTTCACATCGAGCCGTATGAACACAGCTTCCGGGTACGTTACCGGTTGGACGGATCCCTTTACGAGGTGATGGCTCCGCCGAAGAAACTCCAAGCGGCCCTCACCTCCCGGTTGAAGATCATGGCCGACTTGGATATTGCCGAACGGCGACTTCCTCAAGACGGGCGTATTAAAATGAGATTTGAGGAAAAAGAGGTTGACCTTCGCGTGTCATGTCTTCCATGCCTGTTCGGCGAGAAAATTGTGATGCGTCTGTTGGATAAGAGCAACCTGACGCTGGATCTCACCAAGCTGGGATTTGAGCCCAATGCCTTGGAAGATTTTATGAAAGCGATCGGTAGTCCCTATGGCATGGTGTTGGTCACGGGTCCAACCGGAAGCGGAAAAACCACCACGCTCTATTCGGCCTTAAATTATATTAATACTATCGATGTGAACATCATGACGGCCGAGGACCCTGTCGAGTACAACCTGATGGGGATCAACCAAGTCCAAATGAAGGACGAAATCGGTCTGAATTTCGCAGCGGCCCTTCGTTCTTTCCTCCGACAGGATCCCGACATCATCATGGTCGGCGAGATCCGGGACTATGAAACGGCCGAGATCGGTGTCAAGGCGGCCCTGACCGGTCATTTGGTCTTGTCCACGTTACACACCAACGATGCACCCAGTACGATCAACCGTCTTCTCAACATGGGGATCGAGCCGTTCTTGGTGGCCTCTTCAGTGGTGTTGATCTTGGCCCAACGGCTCGTTCGGCGGATTTGCAAGGAATGTAAAGAAGTTGAAAAGATTCCGGTCCAGACGCTTATCAAAGCGGGCATGTCGGAAGAGGAAGCTAAAAATGCGGTCTGTTACAAAGGCAAAGGGTGCCAAACATGTAGCGATACAGGGTATAAGGGACGTGTGGCTTTGTATGAAGTGATGCCGATCGGGGAAGGGGTTCGGGAATTGGTCCTTCAAGGGGCTTCAGCAGATGAGATCAAAAAGCGGGCGATCAGCGGAGGAATGAAAACGTTGCGGATGAGCGGCCTAGCCAAAGTCCGCGAAGGATCGACCACGTTGGAAGAGGTTGTGGACTCGACTTTTTCGGATTGA
- a CDS encoding GAF domain-containing protein: MSPTKKMTPVEKKRWELWAISFFLLLSSAGTVIVFSLVTEQPPIIIIFLGVFFLLFCAYIIDNEFKLQKIQKQLREEQFRVLEEQIKISALQVRLKELTVLQKAMAAIGMETQPEKALDTILKAAMELFMADRGSIQLVDEANQRLVIASSVGIKPEVLAQSRPKIGEGCAGYVVQTGEALLLPSKINPDQFKNFEVKATELRSGICAPLRSRNKIIGVINYSITDPTKRHFTEYDLKLLMIFAQYATLVIEAAGAARLK; this comes from the coding sequence ATGAGCCCAACCAAAAAGATGACCCCGGTTGAAAAGAAGCGATGGGAGCTCTGGGCCATCTCCTTCTTCCTCCTGCTATCCTCGGCCGGAACCGTCATCGTTTTCAGCCTTGTAACAGAACAACCCCCGATCATCATCATCTTCCTGGGCGTTTTTTTTCTGCTCTTCTGCGCTTACATCATAGACAATGAATTCAAACTTCAAAAGATCCAGAAACAACTGCGGGAGGAACAATTTAGAGTGCTTGAGGAACAAATCAAAATCTCGGCACTGCAGGTGCGGCTCAAGGAATTGACGGTGCTGCAGAAAGCGATGGCGGCCATCGGAATGGAAACACAACCCGAAAAAGCTCTCGACACGATCCTGAAGGCCGCCATGGAGCTTTTTATGGCCGATCGCGGTTCCATTCAACTGGTTGATGAGGCAAACCAAAGGCTTGTCATCGCCTCGTCCGTGGGCATCAAACCGGAAGTCCTGGCCCAGAGCCGTCCCAAAATCGGCGAGGGATGCGCGGGGTACGTCGTCCAAACCGGAGAGGCTTTGCTCCTGCCCTCCAAGATCAATCCGGACCAGTTTAAGAACTTCGAGGTCAAAGCGACCGAATTGCGCTCCGGAATCTGCGCTCCGCTACGCAGTCGGAACAAAATCATCGGGGTCATCAACTATTCCATCACCGACCCCACAAAACGGCACTTTACGGAATACGACCTCAAACTTCTCATGATCTTCGCACAGTACGCCACGCTGGTAATCGAGGCGGCCGGAGCCGCCCGCTTAAAGTAG
- a CDS encoding shikimate dehydrogenase, with protein sequence MNNRTRWFGIIGYPIRHSLSPLMHNAAFEALGLDYCYIPLTVEPPRVRSAVKALRWLQFRGFNVTIPHKQRIMAYLDRLTPEAKLIGAVNTVDIHQGRLIGHNTDGRGFLRSVMEVTGQTVTDKRVLLLGAGGAARAVAFQLILENVATMFISNRSSARAHGLARDLGRSPNRCFLSVLPWTEKALKKAVQETDIIINATSVGMNPSDPPLLASDVLKSRHIVCDLVYKPATTGLLRQAQAAGATVITGLGMLVHQGALSFEIWTGQRPPVDVMREAVGRAIMG encoded by the coding sequence ATGAACAATCGAACCCGATGGTTTGGCATCATCGGGTATCCCATACGTCATTCCCTTTCCCCATTGATGCATAATGCCGCTTTCGAGGCGCTGGGCCTTGATTACTGCTACATTCCCTTGACGGTTGAACCCCCTCGGGTGCGATCCGCGGTAAAAGCGTTGCGATGGCTGCAGTTCCGAGGTTTCAACGTGACGATTCCCCACAAGCAACGGATTATGGCCTATCTGGATCGGTTGACCCCGGAGGCCAAGCTCATTGGAGCGGTGAACACCGTTGATATTCACCAAGGTAGATTGATCGGTCACAATACGGACGGTCGGGGATTCCTTAGATCCGTCATGGAAGTGACCGGTCAAACGGTAACAGACAAGCGCGTTTTGCTTTTAGGAGCGGGAGGGGCGGCGCGGGCGGTTGCGTTTCAATTGATCCTTGAAAACGTGGCAACAATGTTCATCTCAAATCGATCATCGGCGAGGGCCCATGGGCTGGCCCGTGATCTAGGGCGATCGCCGAACCGGTGTTTCCTTTCTGTCCTTCCCTGGACTGAAAAGGCTCTTAAAAAAGCCGTTCAAGAGACCGATATCATTATTAATGCCACATCGGTGGGAATGAATCCGTCTGATCCCCCCCTTCTTGCGTCTGATGTTTTGAAATCGCGTCATATTGTTTGTGATCTTGTTTATAAACCGGCAACGACGGGTCTGCTTCGGCAGGCACAAGCGGCCGGGGCCACGGTGATCACGGGACTTGGGATGCTGGTTCATCAAGGGGCGCTTTCCTTTGAAATCTGGACCGGTCAACGACCTCCGGTGGATGTCATGCGGGAGGCCGTTGGGCGGGCTATCATGGGATAG